Genomic window (Tetrapisispora phaffii CBS 4417 chromosome 15, complete genome):
CCAGAAACCCAACGGAATTGCTTACCATCCCATTTCCTCACTGAAGTGAAAACAACAGTTTTGGCAGGCATATTTAGaccaattgaaaatgtttCAGTTGCAAATAACACCTTTAGGAAACCTTCCTGAAATAGAATTTCAATAACTTCTTTTAAGATAGGAAGCAAACCAGAATGATGAATACCGATACCTCTTCTCAACAATGGAAGAATGTGTTTAATTTGAGGTAATTCTCTGTCATTTTCAGGTAATAATGCAATTgcattattgaaaattttagataatGCATCTTTTTCATCTTCTGAATTAAAATCTAATTTAGACATTTTCAAAGCTAATTCTTCACAATCACGCTTACTAAAGGAGAAAACAATAACTGggttatattttttcttccaGATCATTTTAACaatcttatatatatcaccTTTGGCATCACCTTTTGATGCACCACCTTTGAATGACTGGCCCTTCTTACCTTTAGCAACAGCTGAATTTGGATCATCACCTGCGCCATTGCTGATTGATGCCATAGCTTTTTGAAAGTTTTCTTCTCTAAACGTACTTTTTTCATCTACTACCAAATATATACCATCACCATGTGCTGGGAACAAATAATGCTGTAACGGTGTTGGACGGAAATCTGTGTAAACAATATGACATGGCTGGGAGTGGATTTTACAAATCCATTCAGCGAATTCCATGGAATTTGGGATTGTGGCAGATAAGAAGACATAACGAACCTTATCTGGTAAAAGAATAATGGTTTCTTCCCAAACAACACCACGCTCTTTATCTCTCATATAATGAACTTCATCGAAGACAACCCATGCAACTTCTCGCATAACTTCACTACCTCTATATAACATACTTCTTAGAATTTCAGTTGTCATAACTAGACATCCAGCATCTGgattaattgtaatatcGCCAGTCATTAAACCAACATCGCCAAACTCGGCAGATAACTCTCTgtatttttgatttgatAGTGCTTTAATTGGAGAGGTATAAATGACTCTTTGTTTATCCCTAAGAGATTGAGCAATAGCATACTCAGCAACAACAGTTTTACCAGCAGATGTATGAGCAGAGACTAAAACTGATTCACCTCTATCAATACAAGAAATAGCAGTATCTTGGAAAGGATCTAAAGTAAACGGATAAGTACGAGCCTGATTCACTCTCTTATGTTGACCGATTGGTTTATAATCATAATTTGGAGGTAGAGCGACTTGATGACGAACTTGATGCTTCAATTTAACTTTACCATCATCTTCCACTTGCGTTGTAGCAGCATTAGTTAACCCAGTAGAGACATCAACCTCTCTTGATTCTTCTTGCTCAAAAGTATCGGTGACAACAGGTATAACGACcgtattttttttttcattaattaatttatcgCCATGTTTGAGTTTCTTACCAGAATTATCTTCGTCATCGTCTTTAGACCCCTCCGATTCTTCTTCCGAATCCAAACCACGCTTTTGAGTTGCAGTTTCAACGTCCTCAACTGCATTGTTATCAacttcttctaattcttcaatttgaATATCAGCGATATCATTCCcatcttcatcaaaaaCATCAAATAGATTGCTCATAGTTGACACTCTACTTTTCTCTGCTTCTCACAAAATCTAATGGGTTGTAAAATTTGCACTTATTTTAGGGCCTGCCAAATAAGAGACCAAGTGAGAATTAATTACTATGGACTGttgtaattatataataaatcttgtaagacaattaattaaatttacaatataCTCTCTTTACAGTTGGTTTGAATAGTTTTACCTCATCGcactttaaaatttttcaatattattattgttacaGATTAGCGGGTAACTGCAGTAAAGATCATATAGTTCTATATTCAATATGTATGTATCTAACAATTTAGAGATATGTTCACTATATCAAGAACAAGCTCAATGGCACCTTCATAGATAAATTAGAAGTTatgttttataattatattaaatataagaaactctattatattataaatgaTGGTTGTCTAACCATATATGCAGTTAacagatattttttttcttttgatgGGTATTAagtaattattattataatgcAACGTTGATGTCCGACTTAGTCATTAGATTGTGACTTGAATTCCACTTCTCTTGATCATATTGGCTAGTTAATGTCTGTGGATATTCGGTGTTTGATGTTGTGGATTTTTGTTCGTCTGAATAATACGATGTTGACCTTAATGTGAATAACGGTTGATCATCAAATGCCCTTAAATCGGTATTAATTGTCAATTGTTTTCGTTTATCCGATAAATATGGAGATGTATTGCTATTCTCTTGGTGATAGAATAATGAACTTACAGTTCTCAAATTCTTTTCCGCAAAGGCACTGTTTCTACGATTTTCCGTTATCGAACCTTTTTGGGAAACACCATTAAATGGTGATTTAGTTGGGGATCCATTATTTTGCAATGAATGTAAATAACTAAAGTCCAAACTTTTCCCTCTTTTTTTATGGCCAGAAAACATTAGTTTCCCGAAATTAGAATCATTGTTTGAAGTTTTCATACTCTCAGTAAAGGTCATTTCTGTCGAGTGTATTGGTGACAATGAATCAGATAGATTGGAAATCGATAATTTCTTGCCTAATCTTTTGAAAGTTTTGTTTCTTGTTGGTGAAGTTGGTGGAGACAGCattgttgaaaaattgttttgGGAATTTAAGTAATTTGACATTTGTGAATTCCCTCTATTATGAGATATACTACCCATACCGCTACCAGCGTGTGACTTTTGTCTATGATGAATACCTGTACCGGAGCTGATTATTGAGATTATCGATTTGGTCGGTGAATGTCTTGTATTGATTCTCGATAAGTCTTTTGAGCATATCTCAGTGATATTAGATGAAGAAAGGTTTTGATTCAATCCATTTTCTAATAGCTGGCTTTCATCGTTATTGTCTTTATCATTAAGATCAGTTAGATACTCATCTAATTGACTGATTGTGTCATAATTTTCATATGGTAGATCTATTTGGGtcaaattcattttatGGCCTAGTGCAGTTTTGGGGAAGTGGAAATGACTGTTATCtaatattgatgaattagaattaTCATCGTCAAGTTCTATTAATTCTTGTTTAGAAAAGTTAAAAGCCGGCAGAAGTAAATTGTCCTGCAATGTCTCTGCTCTTTTCATAAACTTTGATTTATCACTATTCCACATATCTAAAGTAACATTTCCAGGAAGATTTTCAACAGACAAATTAAATTGCTTATAATCTTTTTGTGTTGGTACTGGTTCTTCGGGAAACATAGGAATTTGTGATATGCTTTGTAAGTCATTGTCTTCCAAGATCTTGTCGTcgaatgaaaaattatcgTAATGATGATCATGAACAAAATTTTCAGGagaattaatttcatcaacCGTTTGAAGTTTGTTAGAAGCTgattctaataattcagGTATTAGGCCTGGAATAAACCCTTGTTGCTGTAGCACTGGGGCTTCACATGGGCTTAATATTGGAGGTAATAGAGCACTATTGATTCTTTTTAATGCTTGTCTTTCAACTTCTATTTTTGCTTCCTTCTCTAATGCAACAGGATTGCACTCGTCAAGGAATTTGTCTGCTCTATTCATATTAACATTAGACTCTAATATTAGAGAACTCATCCGCTTTTTTTCAGTAAGGTAACTATTTGTGTCTGATTTTTCATTAGTTTCagcatttttatttacGGAATCTGTAGATGTATATTTGCTTAACATATCTCTTTGCATGTCAGATATAGCTGATAATTtcgaaaaatatttgaaatttttatttgatttggaaattttattttgaaccAAATTACTGTGGATCATGGAAGTCTTTTGTGCTTGAGTTGcatcataattttttgatcCTTTGAGAATTTTAGAagttgaaataaaaaatgaactgcaaaaatttttagttttatcCTTTCTCGAAACTTCAGATGCTTCTTCTATTTTAGATggttcatttaaatttttttgagGTTTTAAATGTGATGAACTTAACTTTGTCCTAAGTACAGATGGAAATGAAAGATTTCCTGATGATTCCCTCGTATTTATACCACTTTGTGCAggaataatattataattggcatctaaatttatttgttttccatttcttaaattttttacATCATAATTACTACcgatattattattttctcCAAAATTAGCTAAATCCATATCAGGAGTTAGTGTTTGagatgaaatttttaatggGATAGAAGGTTTATAAGCTTGTTGGTCATGGttatatatcttttcaTAATCAGGAGTGATTACGCCTTTGTCTTCTCCTTCTTTTCTGGTACAAAAGCTCTTAACAGCGTTCAAGCTTCCGATATTTATACCATTTATGAATAACGAGaatattaacaattcaGAAAAGCCAATGTATAAACGTTGTTCCAGTGAGTTTGTTAGATAACTACTATCGTTTGTAATTAAATTCTTAagagaattattaaaaaactCAACAGCAGAACCTAATATCAGTAATTGTAACAGTAAGAACAATTCACGGTTGAAGGAaaagtatttatttatacGCTTACTTCGCTGAATAGTTGacaatatatcaaatatatttgttataCCATATATGATAGAAGAGCAtgcaattattattaaaacacATCTATTAGGATCATACTTCTTGGCTAGTGATACTGCTACAGCTCCCAATGCAATTGACAGTAATGAACTGAGTATTGATACAACCGCTGCAATAGTACGTTGATGCATCACAGAATGTACTAAATGAGATCTCTAACAaaaagttttaatattgaagGGACTAGATCTACTTCTGTCAGTTGGATCTATTTAGTATCAACGTCGTCTATTAATGCCTGTCTTTAAATCcttattgaatataatttgaatgaaaCTAATAAGtcactatatatatatataagcGTTTGCGCATGTGTTCAGTAAATATAAGTTTAAGAAATCTGGATATTTACGAATTGAAATGGTGGAAAAGTATCAAGTGATTAGCAATTAATAAGTTAAACGTTAGTACAATAGGTGCTCTGGCAGTCCAATGTTGAAGTGTATCGATGTTACAACATTAAggtaaaataaaaataaaaataatcacTGACTGTTGTTATTTTTCAAGATGATTATTTACTACTTGCCCAATTAGGAataatctttaaatttcGTTCTCAAGAAACATCCCGCACAACTCTACagcattgaaaaatcaatacTTGCACCAAATAAGGAAATGAACAATTTTGTAGAAAATAGATGTTGCACAAAGGTGTCAGTTATTCGATACTGTTTATTCTCTAATTTATGTTAGATATGAGACAGGGTTCATAGAAGTTGTATGGAAATCATATGTACAATGAGCGTTCCTTCCAATGCTAAATTACGTTTGTTTTAGCAGATAATCTTGGCATGGATATTCTGATATACACAGTtctcttttgaaaataaaaggTTCTTCGAGTGCCACTGTTCCCAGATGTTGTTAATTATTATCCACATGTTACATTTTTCTATTGTAGTGTTATACAATTGGAAATATAGTTTTGGAATAATGGATTACACATTGTTTGGATCTTAGCAAACTTGTTTCTTACAGTCACATGCATTGGTGTTTTGAATTCAGAACCGTCTAAAATAATCAGGGCTGTTGAAAGTGGTTTTTTAGAGTTATATGCCCTAAACCGAGAAAGTACCTTGAGGATactttttgaaaataataaatttggatagaatgttattaatttaacaatGACTATATAACAAACTAACGTTTCTGAAAACAACATTTATTGTAATTAGATGTCATGAGTATTCACTAATGTTAACCACCTGCACACAATATTTCCTTTTCAGTCTAGATGGCAATTTGGTTATTTTAGTTAtctatattattcaaaaatcaTAGAATATTCTTAATACTGTACTGATCTGTGAAATAGAATTGTCAGAACTACTTTCATATGACGTAAAGGACAAgagaattgaaattgatagtaaatattattgatttttatattgttttaacTCTGAAGCTATTCTGCAGTACTTTGACAATGAAGGATTTGGTCATGGCTGGTAACGGTGTCCTGCATGGTCACATtcataaattaaataatctGACCTATATTCATGGGCATATCCATCACACTAAAGAAAACGACGTTAAAGCGGAATCagattattattcaaatgataacAATACTGAAACAACTGGTATAGAAAGAAGTAGTAGCGATATAGAGGGGGCTAATACTCGAGTAGACACTATCAACAGTTTCTTAGAAGAAGACAATGGAGTTTGTGGTTTAAACAAGAACTTCATTGATTGTAaacattttgaatttattaattatgaCACTGAGTATAGtaaattaaacaatataaataactCTACTGTTAACAGCAACTGGGCTTCGCAGTTGTTCAATGATCAACTTGTCATGCCTCCGAATAAGAGAAGAAAGTTTGAAGAGatcaaagaaga
Coding sequences:
- the IRC8 gene encoding Irc8p (similar to Saccharomyces cerevisiae YJL051W; ancestral locus Anc_1.331), whose amino-acid sequence is MHQRTIAAVVSILSSLLSIALGAVAVSLAKKYDPNRCVLIIIACSSIIYGITNIFDILSTIQRSKRINKYFSFNRELFLLLQLLILGSAVEFFNNSLKNLITNDSSYLTNSLEQRLYIGFSELLIFSLFINGINIGSLNAVKSFCTRKEGEDKGVITPDYEKIYNHDQQAYKPSIPLKISSQTLTPDMDLANFGENNNIGSNYDVKNLRNGKQINLDANYNIIPAQSGINTRESSGNLSFPSVLRTKLSSSHLKPQKNLNEPSKIEEASEVSRKDKTKNFCSSFFISTSKILKGSKNYDATQAQKTSMIHSNLVQNKISKSNKNFKYFSKLSAISDMQRDMLSKYTSTDSVNKNAETNEKSDTNSYLTEKKRMSSLILESNVNMNRADKFLDECNPVALEKEAKIEVERQALKRINSALLPPILSPCEAPVLQQQGFIPGLIPELLESASNKLQTVDEINSPENFVHDHHYDNFSFDDKILEDNDLQSISQIPMFPEEPVPTQKDYKQFNLSVENLPGNVTLDMWNSDKSKFMKRAETLQDNLLLPAFNFSKQELIELDDDNSNSSILDNSHFHFPKTALGHKMNLTQIDLPYENYDTISQLDEYLTDLNDKDNNDESQLLENGLNQNLSSSNITEICSKDLSRINTRHSPTKSIISIISSGTGIHHRQKSHAGSGMGSISHNRGNSQMSNYLNSQNNFSTMLSPPTSPTRNKTFKRLGKKLSISNLSDSLSPIHSTEMTFTESMKTSNNDSNFGKLMFSGHKKRGKSLDFSYLHSLQNNGSPTKSPFNGVSQKGSITENRRNSAFAEKNLRTVSSLFYHQENSNTSPYLSDKRKQLTINTDLRAFDDQPLFTLRSTSYYSDEQKSTTSNTEYPQTLTSQYDQEKWNSSHNLMTKSDINVAL